The Desulfuromonadales bacterium genomic sequence GCGAGAAGTTCGATACCGTCGGCGGTTACCTGTTCGATCTGCTGGGACACGTTCCCGTTGCCGGAGAGGAAATTCGCGACGGCGACCTGATCATGACAGTGGTCGAGTGTGACGCCCGCAAAATCCGCAAAGTACGTATCCGCCGGTCGACGCCTGCCGAGTCTCAGGTCGCCGGAGCCTGAAGCGCATGCGGCGTTTTTTACCGAATCGTGCCACTTTCCTGAGCTTTCTCTCCGGCCTCCTTCTGGCTTTTTCCTTCCCGCGGCCGGATCTGGCGAGCGTAGCCTGGTTCGCTCTCGTGCCGCTCTTCCTGATCATGCACGAACGGCCATTCCGCAGCGGTTTTGCTGCCGGCGTCGGCTTCTTCGGTCCGGTTCTTTACTGGCTGAACATCGTCATGACCACCTATGGCAAGATGCACCCCTTCTTCTCCGTGGTTGCCTTCCTGCTGCTGGTCGGATACCTTTCGCTGTTTTTCGCCGCCG encodes the following:
- a CDS encoding apolipoprotein N-acyltransferase, which encodes MRRFLPNRATFLSFLSGLLLAFSFPRPDLASVAWFALVPLFLIMHERPFRSGFAAGVGFFGPVLYWLNIVMTTYGKMHPFFSVVAFLLLVGYLSLFFAAATWAACRLRERLGLSPLLTLPVLWVALEFLRSFLLSGFPWASLGYSQQSHLALIQSVDLCGVYGLSFLLVLTNATLADTVRALARRT